One stretch of Alcaligenes faecalis DNA includes these proteins:
- a CDS encoding helix-turn-helix domain-containing protein, translated as MSVANEIAGGPVVLYLATAIPDRSLLEQKIQALAERGYRLIFCPDATALLQLAQTRGRYAGSVCIAWLGGALAEICSAAVRLRMLCPQIGILMQSDATDSAMLQALHSGGDQFCPRDASLELLAASLHSLQRRMMQMPIIPEPSVTQEWVLDQEGWALISPVGISFSLTSTERAFIVRLLREEDRRASHYELMRAVASKTDVISNPPGALHINRLGVLVSRMRRKFNQGGTVLPIRSIHNWGYMFAANCQLLAESTRH; from the coding sequence ATGTCGGTTGCAAATGAAATTGCTGGCGGTCCTGTTGTGCTGTACTTGGCCACTGCTATCCCTGATCGAAGCTTACTAGAACAAAAAATTCAGGCTCTGGCGGAACGTGGTTATCGTCTTATTTTTTGTCCGGATGCGACGGCTTTATTGCAGTTGGCCCAAACGCGGGGCCGTTATGCGGGTTCGGTATGTATTGCTTGGTTGGGTGGGGCCTTGGCGGAAATCTGCTCGGCAGCCGTGCGCTTGCGCATGTTGTGTCCGCAAATTGGAATCCTGATGCAGTCCGACGCAACGGACTCGGCCATGCTGCAAGCCTTGCATAGCGGCGGGGATCAGTTTTGTCCCAGGGACGCGTCTTTGGAGTTGCTGGCAGCCAGTTTGCACAGCTTGCAGCGGCGCATGATGCAAATGCCCATCATCCCCGAACCGTCGGTAACTCAGGAATGGGTGCTGGATCAGGAGGGCTGGGCCTTGATATCGCCCGTGGGTATCTCGTTTAGCCTGACCAGCACGGAGCGCGCCTTTATTGTCCGCTTGCTGCGTGAGGAAGATCGCCGGGCCAGTCATTACGAGCTGATGCGAGCCGTCGCCAGTAAAACGGATGTGATCAGCAATCCGCCCGGTGCCTTGCATATCAATCGCCTGGGGGTTCTGGTCAGCCGTATGCGGCGCAAATTCAACCAGGGTGGGACGGTGTTGCCTATCCGCTCGATTCATAACTGGGGCTATATGTTTGCCGCCAATTGCCAGTTGCTGGCCGAGTCCACGCGTCATTAG
- a CDS encoding helix-turn-helix domain-containing protein — protein MKHFSDRLRHARLQRGFSQAELARLCNLSQSAISNYESGTRRDAREILDLAKALNISAQWLKNGLGNMELSAAHAATLQDSGEGPPIVTWPFNRFSVDEIVALPPKERDHLDQTIRHLLNGMKRK, from the coding sequence GTGAAACACTTCTCTGATCGCCTCCGCCACGCCCGCCTGCAACGCGGCTTTTCCCAAGCCGAACTGGCTCGTCTGTGCAACCTCAGCCAAAGCGCCATCTCCAATTACGAGAGTGGCACGCGGCGTGACGCGCGCGAAATTCTGGATCTGGCCAAAGCTCTGAATATCAGCGCCCAATGGCTAAAAAACGGGCTGGGCAATATGGAGCTGAGTGCAGCCCATGCAGCCACCTTGCAAGACTCCGGCGAAGGCCCACCGATTGTGACCTGGCCTTTCAACCGCTTTTCCGTGGACGAGATTGTGGCTTTGCCACCTAAAGAGCGTGACCATCTGGATCAAACCATCCGTCACCTGCTCAACGGTATGAAAAGAAAATAA
- the thiC gene encoding phosphomethylpyrimidine synthase ThiC — protein sequence MTSKTPSFTATAASVDPAAIQPLPNSRKTYQTGSRPDLRVPFREISLADTPSHFGAEPNPPLSVYDTSGPYTDPSVQIDIRKGLPPLRQAWISERKDTELMAGLNSQYGQARQADAELDILRFELKRQPRRSISGANVTQMHYARRGIITPEMEFVAIRENLRREQYIESLRASGPQGEEMARRLTKVHPGQGFGASLPTTVTPEFVRDEIARGRAILPANINHPETEPMIIGRNFLVKINANIGNSALGSTIGEEVEKMTWAIRWGADTIMDLSTGKNIHETREWIIRNSPVPVGTVPIYQALEKVGGIAEDLTWDIFRDTLIEQAEQGVDYFTIHAGVRLPFIPMTASRMTGIVSRGGSIMAKWCLAHHRESFLYEYFEDICEIMKQYDVAFSLGDGLRPGSGYDANDQAQFAELRTLGELTQVAWKHDVQVMIEGPGHVPLHLIPENMQLQLEHCHEAPFYTLGPLATDIAPGYDHITSGLGAAMIAWQGTAMLCYVTPKEHLGLPNKKDVKDGIITYKIAAHAADLAKGHPSAAFRDNALSKARFEFRWDDQFNLGLDPDTAREFHDETLPKDSMKVAHFCSMCGPKFCSMKISQDVRDYAKANGLDEQSAVDRGMKEMSVQFVQQGSKLYQEA from the coding sequence ATGACAAGCAAAACCCCTTCTTTTACGGCCACAGCGGCCAGCGTAGACCCGGCTGCGATCCAGCCATTACCCAACTCCCGAAAAACCTACCAAACCGGCTCACGGCCTGATCTGCGTGTGCCTTTTCGGGAAATCTCCCTGGCTGATACGCCCAGCCACTTCGGCGCCGAGCCGAATCCTCCCTTAAGCGTTTATGACACCAGCGGTCCTTACACAGACCCCTCGGTACAGATCGATATTCGCAAAGGCCTGCCCCCGCTACGCCAAGCCTGGATCAGCGAGCGCAAGGACACCGAGTTGATGGCAGGACTCAATAGCCAGTACGGTCAGGCCCGCCAGGCCGACGCGGAACTGGACATTTTGCGCTTTGAATTGAAGCGTCAGCCCCGACGCAGCATTTCAGGTGCCAATGTCACGCAAATGCATTACGCGCGGCGCGGCATCATCACTCCCGAAATGGAGTTTGTGGCGATTCGGGAAAACCTGCGACGCGAGCAATACATTGAAAGTTTGCGCGCCAGCGGTCCACAAGGTGAAGAGATGGCTCGTCGCCTGACCAAGGTACACCCTGGTCAAGGTTTCGGTGCCAGCTTGCCCACCACGGTCACACCCGAGTTTGTTCGTGATGAGATTGCGCGTGGCCGAGCCATTTTGCCCGCCAATATCAACCACCCGGAAACCGAGCCCATGATTATCGGCCGCAATTTCCTGGTGAAGATCAACGCCAATATTGGTAACTCGGCCCTGGGTTCCACCATTGGCGAAGAGGTCGAGAAAATGACCTGGGCGATTCGCTGGGGTGCAGACACCATCATGGATTTGTCCACGGGCAAGAACATCCATGAGACACGCGAGTGGATTATTCGGAACTCGCCGGTGCCCGTCGGTACGGTGCCTATTTACCAGGCACTGGAAAAGGTCGGCGGCATTGCCGAGGATCTGACCTGGGATATTTTCCGCGACACCCTGATTGAGCAGGCCGAGCAAGGTGTGGACTACTTCACGATTCACGCCGGTGTGCGTTTGCCCTTCATTCCCATGACGGCCAGCCGCATGACAGGCATTGTTTCGCGTGGTGGTTCCATCATGGCGAAGTGGTGTCTGGCGCATCACCGCGAAAGCTTCTTGTACGAGTATTTCGAGGACATCTGCGAGATCATGAAGCAGTACGACGTGGCTTTCTCGCTAGGTGATGGCTTGCGTCCCGGTTCGGGCTACGATGCCAATGATCAGGCGCAATTCGCGGAACTGCGTACCTTGGGCGAGTTGACTCAGGTTGCGTGGAAGCATGATGTTCAGGTCATGATTGAAGGTCCTGGTCATGTGCCTTTGCATCTGATTCCAGAGAACATGCAGTTGCAGCTGGAGCACTGTCATGAGGCCCCCTTCTATACTTTGGGGCCTTTGGCTACAGACATTGCACCGGGCTACGATCACATCACTTCCGGTTTGGGTGCGGCGATGATTGCCTGGCAAGGTACGGCGATGCTGTGCTATGTGACGCCCAAGGAGCATCTGGGCTTGCCGAACAAGAAGGATGTGAAGGACGGCATCATCACGTACAAGATCGCGGCACATGCAGCGGACTTGGCCAAGGGGCATCCTTCGGCGGCATTCCGGGACAATGCCTTGTCCAAGGCGCGCTTTGAATTCCGTTGGGATGATCAATTCAATCTGGGTCTGGACCCGGATACAGCGCGTGAATTCCACGACGAGACTTTGCCTAAAGACTCGATGAAAGTAGCGCACTTCTGCTCCATGTGTGGGCCCAAGTTCTGCAGCATGAAGATCTCGCAGGATGTACGGGACTATGCCAAGGCTAACGGTCTGGATGAGCAGTCCGCTGTGGATCGAGGAATGAAGGAGATGTCTGTGCAGTTTGTTCAGCAGGGCAGCAAGCTGTATCAGGAGGCTTGA
- a CDS encoding OmpA family protein has translation MSTGGRTAVGAGGGAAVGAGIGALIGDSSKAAMIGAGIGALAGGIAAYNWSGIKKDVQQSGATGLGVDVTEMPDGSLRVNIPSSVSFDTGHYQLKPALLPVLDSVARAMNQHPELRAKAVGHTDSTGSAQTNQTLSVNRASAVTNYLTQQGVGQGRLMVEGRGPNAPIGDNATAEGRAMNRRVELYLYAPQK, from the coding sequence ATGAGCACAGGCGGTCGCACCGCAGTGGGTGCGGGTGGTGGCGCTGCTGTGGGGGCTGGTATTGGGGCCTTGATTGGCGATAGCAGCAAGGCAGCCATGATCGGTGCAGGTATCGGTGCACTGGCTGGTGGTATTGCGGCGTATAACTGGTCTGGCATCAAGAAGGATGTGCAGCAGTCGGGTGCCACTGGCTTGGGTGTGGATGTCACTGAAATGCCGGACGGCAGCTTGCGGGTCAATATCCCAAGCAGCGTGTCTTTTGATACTGGCCATTATCAGTTGAAGCCTGCTTTGCTGCCTGTTCTGGATAGTGTGGCTCGTGCCATGAATCAGCATCCAGAGTTGCGTGCCAAGGCTGTCGGTCATACCGATAGCACAGGGTCGGCACAGACCAATCAGACTTTGTCGGTTAACCGCGCAAGCGCTGTGACGAATTACCTGACGCAGCAAGGTGTGGGGCAAGGTCGTTTGATGGTTGAAGGCCGTGGCCCGAATGCTCCTATTGGTGATAATGCGACGGCTGAAGGCCGTGCCATGAACCGCCGCGTGGAGTTGTATCTGTACGCTCCGCAGAAGTAA
- a CDS encoding Bug family tripartite tricarboxylate transporter substrate binding protein, whose protein sequence is MFRVCKWLLAVSGVAAVMAAPAVMAEDAYPSKPIQFVVPYPPGGPLDSMARLLAERVKGDLGTVVVENKSGAGGNIGASIVAKAAPDGYTLMMGAVAINSINPWLYKTVPFDPVESFAPIALVASVPNILIVNKEFAEQNKIASVQDLISYAKEHPGQMNFASGGNGSAGHLAGEVLNTRAQINSVHVPYAGANPAKTALLAGQVHFMFDNLASAAPLIKADTVKALAVTTLERSSFLPDVPTMEQAGVKPFDLGTWFGVFATGGTPQPVLDKLYAAYSKALMDPAVREALATMGSDVQPGTMAEFSELVSSDLKKYKEVVADSGAELF, encoded by the coding sequence ATGTTTCGAGTCTGTAAGTGGCTGCTGGCTGTCTCTGGTGTTGCGGCCGTCATGGCTGCCCCGGCTGTAATGGCAGAGGATGCTTATCCTTCCAAACCTATCCAGTTTGTGGTGCCTTACCCACCGGGCGGTCCTTTGGATAGCATGGCTCGCTTGCTGGCTGAACGTGTCAAAGGCGATCTGGGCACGGTTGTGGTGGAGAACAAGTCAGGTGCTGGTGGCAATATTGGTGCCAGCATCGTGGCCAAGGCCGCTCCGGACGGTTACACCCTGATGATGGGTGCGGTGGCGATCAACTCCATCAATCCCTGGCTGTACAAGACCGTGCCTTTTGACCCGGTCGAGAGCTTTGCGCCTATCGCCCTGGTTGCCTCGGTGCCTAACATCCTGATCGTGAACAAAGAGTTTGCCGAGCAAAACAAGATTGCTTCGGTGCAGGATCTGATCAGCTACGCCAAAGAGCATCCCGGTCAAATGAACTTTGCATCGGGCGGTAATGGCAGTGCTGGTCATCTGGCTGGTGAAGTCCTGAACACCCGAGCCCAGATCAATTCCGTGCACGTTCCTTACGCCGGTGCCAACCCTGCCAAGACGGCTTTGCTGGCAGGCCAAGTGCATTTCATGTTCGACAACCTGGCTTCGGCGGCGCCGTTGATCAAGGCAGATACCGTCAAGGCCTTGGCTGTGACGACTCTGGAGCGTTCCAGCTTCCTGCCTGACGTTCCCACCATGGAACAGGCTGGCGTGAAGCCTTTTGACCTGGGCACCTGGTTTGGTGTGTTTGCTACTGGCGGTACGCCACAGCCCGTTCTGGACAAGCTGTATGCCGCTTACTCCAAGGCTTTGATGGATCCAGCCGTGCGTGAAGCATTGGCCACCATGGGTTCTGATGTGCAGCCTGGCACCATGGCTGAATTCAGCGAGCTTGTCAGCAGTGATCTGAAGAAGTACAAAGAAGTCGTTGCCGACTCGGGCGCCGAGTTGTTCTAA
- a CDS encoding amino acid ABC transporter ATP-binding protein, with product MADAIIQLKNVNKWYGQFHVLRDINLDVAPGERIVICGPSGSGKSTLIRCINRLEEHQKGQIIVSGEELTNDVRQVEAIRRDVGMVFQHFNLFPHLTVMENLTLGPMWVRRKTKAQAQELAMKYLERVRIPEQANKYPGQLSGGQQQRVAIARSLCMEPKIMLFDEPTSALDPEMVKEVLEVMVELAHTGMTMLCVTHEMGFARKVADRVIFMDQGEIIEQNTPDEFFDSPRSERTREFLSQIIH from the coding sequence ATGGCAGACGCCATTATTCAGCTAAAGAACGTCAATAAATGGTACGGGCAGTTCCATGTGCTGCGCGATATCAATCTGGATGTGGCCCCCGGCGAGCGCATCGTTATTTGCGGGCCCTCGGGTTCGGGCAAGTCCACCCTGATTCGGTGTATCAACCGCCTGGAAGAGCACCAGAAAGGGCAGATTATTGTGTCGGGTGAAGAGCTCACCAACGACGTGCGTCAGGTCGAGGCCATTCGGCGCGACGTGGGCATGGTGTTTCAGCACTTCAACCTGTTTCCGCACCTGACCGTGATGGAAAATCTGACCTTGGGACCGATGTGGGTGCGTCGCAAGACCAAGGCCCAGGCTCAGGAGCTGGCCATGAAGTATCTGGAGCGCGTCCGCATTCCAGAGCAGGCCAACAAGTATCCCGGACAGCTTTCGGGTGGACAACAACAGCGCGTCGCCATTGCACGTTCCTTGTGCATGGAGCCTAAAATCATGCTGTTCGACGAGCCGACCTCGGCCCTGGACCCGGAAATGGTCAAGGAAGTGCTGGAAGTCATGGTCGAGCTGGCCCATACCGGCATGACCATGCTGTGCGTGACCCACGAGATGGGTTTTGCGCGTAAAGTGGCTGATCGGGTCATTTTTATGGATCAGGGCGAAATCATCGAGCAAAATACGCCTGATGAGTTCTTTGACTCGCCACGCAGTGAAAGAACGCGCGAGTTCTTAAGCCAGATCATTCATTAA
- a CDS encoding amino acid ABC transporter permease has translation MSHTPTSTVSGPPPLQRGTLGWLRQNLFSSPLNAILTALSAWLLLMTVPAMIDWLFIKANFDAQTAQDCRASAGACWAFIREKHRLILFGIYPYDEQWRPLLASILLTLLIVCSCVRWFWKPWLPLMWLVGLTVVGILMWGGVLGLSYVENSLWGGLPLTLILATFGIAFAFPLGLLLALGRTSRLPAVKAVCVVYIELIRGVPLISLLFMSSVMLPLFMPEGFNIDKLLRAQIAIILFAAAYIAETVRGGLQAIPKGQYEGAASLGLSYWRTMRQIILPQALKIVIPPLVGIFISLFKDTSLVVIIGIFDLTQAAKVALADAAWRGFSREAYLFIALIYFVFCYSISRYSRSLERRLQTGYER, from the coding sequence ATGAGTCATACGCCTACATCCACCGTAAGCGGGCCACCGCCACTGCAGCGGGGCACCCTGGGCTGGCTGCGCCAGAACCTGTTTTCCTCTCCCCTGAACGCCATTTTGACGGCGCTGTCGGCCTGGCTGCTCCTGATGACCGTGCCGGCCATGATCGACTGGCTGTTCATCAAGGCTAATTTCGATGCGCAAACCGCGCAGGATTGTCGGGCCAGTGCGGGTGCGTGCTGGGCTTTCATCCGTGAAAAGCACCGTCTGATCCTGTTTGGCATCTATCCCTATGACGAGCAGTGGCGGCCCTTGCTGGCCTCCATCCTGCTGACCTTGCTGATCGTGTGCAGCTGCGTGCGCTGGTTCTGGAAGCCCTGGCTGCCCTTGATGTGGCTGGTCGGCCTGACCGTCGTGGGTATTCTGATGTGGGGTGGTGTGCTGGGCCTGAGCTATGTGGAAAACAGCCTGTGGGGCGGTTTGCCGCTGACCTTGATTCTGGCCACCTTCGGCATCGCTTTCGCTTTTCCTTTGGGCTTGTTGTTGGCCCTGGGGCGTACCTCGCGCTTGCCGGCCGTCAAGGCGGTCTGCGTGGTCTACATCGAACTGATTCGTGGCGTACCGCTGATCAGCTTGCTGTTCATGTCCTCGGTGATGCTGCCTTTGTTCATGCCCGAGGGCTTTAACATCGACAAGCTGCTGCGTGCCCAGATCGCCATCATTCTGTTTGCGGCGGCGTATATCGCGGAAACCGTGCGGGGCGGCTTGCAGGCCATTCCCAAAGGACAGTACGAAGGGGCGGCCTCGCTGGGTCTGAGCTACTGGCGCACCATGCGGCAGATCATTTTGCCGCAGGCCCTCAAGATCGTGATCCCGCCACTGGTAGGCATCTTCATTTCCCTGTTCAAGGACACCTCTCTGGTCGTGATCATCGGTATTTTCGATCTGACCCAGGCGGCCAAAGTGGCCCTGGCCGATGCGGCTTGGCGCGGCTTTAGCCGGGAAGCCTATCTGTTCATCGCACTGATTTATTTTGTGTTCTGCTACTCCATCTCTCGCTACAGTCGTTCGCTGGAGCGACGTTTGCAAACGGGTTATGAACGCTGA
- a CDS encoding amino acid ABC transporter permease, whose protein sequence is MAQNTPAAPAPPKRRLSWNDPFTRGIIYQVLILGVLGFCVWYLVSNTLHNLAVRNISTGFDFLNREAGFAIGESALPYTPSDTYGRAILVGLVNTLKVAVIGIVAATVFGTLLGIARLSKNWLVSRLAGLYVEVMRNVPLLLQLFFWYALITETLPGPRQALNPLGGVFLSNRGLKLPTLQGDGMDWIFMGLGLAVVLWVLMAHWARRRLEKTGRPFPTIRFGILLLVLMPALALLISPEPLALDVPRLQGFNFVGGVTLSPEFAALLAGLITYTSAFVAEVVRSGIQAVGKGQWEAAQALGLSRGRMMRLVVLPQALRVIVPPMTSQYLNLTKNSSLAVAIGYPDIVSVVNTTLNQTGQAIEGILIIMAAYLTVSLSISIFMNWYNNRIALVER, encoded by the coding sequence ATGGCACAAAATACACCTGCCGCGCCAGCCCCCCCTAAACGGCGCCTGTCCTGGAATGATCCGTTCACACGCGGCATTATTTACCAGGTGCTGATTCTGGGTGTGCTCGGTTTTTGTGTGTGGTATCTGGTCTCCAATACCCTGCACAATTTGGCTGTTCGCAATATTTCTACAGGCTTTGACTTCCTGAATCGAGAGGCAGGCTTCGCCATTGGCGAGTCGGCGCTGCCGTATACGCCCTCGGATACGTATGGGCGGGCCATTCTGGTCGGCCTGGTCAATACGCTGAAAGTCGCGGTGATCGGCATTGTTGCTGCTACCGTGTTTGGCACCTTGCTGGGCATCGCACGCTTGTCCAAGAACTGGCTGGTTTCCCGGCTGGCTGGCTTGTACGTGGAAGTGATGCGTAACGTGCCTTTGCTGCTGCAACTGTTCTTCTGGTACGCCCTGATTACCGAGACCTTGCCCGGACCGCGGCAGGCTTTGAATCCGCTAGGCGGCGTATTTTTATCGAATCGTGGTTTGAAGCTGCCCACCTTGCAGGGCGATGGCATGGACTGGATCTTCATGGGTCTGGGGCTTGCCGTGGTGCTGTGGGTTTTGATGGCGCACTGGGCGCGTCGTCGTCTGGAAAAAACCGGCCGTCCTTTCCCCACCATTCGCTTTGGCATTTTGCTGCTTGTTCTGATGCCGGCTCTGGCTTTGCTGATCAGCCCCGAGCCCTTGGCGCTGGATGTGCCGCGTCTGCAAGGTTTCAACTTTGTCGGGGGCGTGACCTTATCGCCTGAATTTGCCGCCTTGCTGGCCGGTTTGATCACCTATACCTCGGCCTTTGTGGCCGAAGTGGTGCGCTCCGGTATTCAGGCTGTGGGCAAAGGGCAGTGGGAAGCGGCACAGGCACTGGGCCTGTCCCGTGGCCGCATGATGCGTCTGGTGGTTCTGCCCCAGGCATTGCGCGTGATTGTGCCGCCCATGACCAGCCAGTACTTGAACCTGACAAAAAACAGCTCTCTGGCCGTGGCCATTGGCTATCCCGATATTGTTTCTGTGGTGAACACCACCTTGAACCAGACAGGGCAGGCGATTGAAGGCATCCTGATCATCATGGCGGCTTACCTGACGGTCAGCTTGTCGATCTCGATCTTCATGAACTGGTACAACAACCGTATTGCTTTGGTGGAGCGCTAA
- a CDS encoding amino acid ABC transporter substrate-binding protein produces the protein MTLVKTIACSVALMALAANAQAGETLDSVKKKGFVQCGVSTGIAGFSLADSKGVWSGIDVDMCSAIAAAVFGDAKKYKVTPLTTQQRFTALQSGEVDVLTRNTTATISRDTTLGLVSTGINYYDSQGVMVKKSLGVKSAKELDGAAVCVQPGTTTELNLADWFRGQGIKFNPVVINNPEEAMRSFTSGRCDGFTSDKSQLAAMRAAQATPDEFDILPEDFSKEPLGPFVRQGDEDWFTLVRWTLNAMLEAEEYGITSANVDEKTKSDNPNIQRILGVSGELGKGLKLDNKWAYNIIKQVGNYGESFERNLGKSTALKLDRGLNAQWRDGGVMYGWPVR, from the coding sequence ATGACCTTAGTGAAAACCATTGCATGTAGTGTTGCGTTGATGGCCCTGGCCGCTAATGCACAAGCAGGTGAAACCCTGGACTCGGTGAAGAAGAAAGGCTTTGTTCAGTGTGGTGTCTCAACCGGTATTGCAGGATTCTCGCTGGCAGACAGTAAGGGCGTCTGGTCCGGCATTGACGTGGACATGTGCAGTGCGATCGCCGCTGCTGTTTTTGGGGATGCCAAAAAATACAAGGTCACGCCCTTGACCACTCAGCAGCGCTTTACCGCCCTGCAATCGGGTGAAGTCGATGTGCTGACTCGTAACACCACCGCGACGATCTCTCGCGATACAACTCTGGGTTTGGTCAGCACTGGCATTAACTACTATGACAGCCAGGGTGTGATGGTGAAAAAATCCCTGGGCGTGAAAAGCGCCAAGGAGCTGGATGGGGCCGCTGTGTGCGTGCAGCCTGGCACCACGACCGAGCTGAACCTGGCGGACTGGTTCCGTGGTCAGGGTATCAAGTTCAATCCTGTGGTGATCAACAACCCTGAAGAAGCCATGCGCTCCTTTACCTCCGGCCGGTGCGATGGCTTTACCAGCGATAAATCCCAGCTGGCAGCCATGCGTGCCGCTCAGGCTACACCGGACGAGTTCGACATCCTGCCCGAGGATTTCTCCAAAGAGCCGCTGGGCCCATTCGTGCGTCAGGGCGACGAGGACTGGTTCACCCTGGTGCGCTGGACTCTGAACGCCATGCTGGAAGCTGAGGAATATGGCATTACCAGCGCGAACGTGGATGAAAAGACCAAGAGCGATAACCCGAACATTCAGCGTATTCTGGGCGTGTCCGGCGAGCTAGGCAAAGGTCTGAAGCTGGATAACAAGTGGGCCTACAACATAATTAAACAGGTCGGCAATTACGGCGAAAGCTTCGAGCGTAATCTGGGTAAATCGACGGCATTGAAGCTGGATCGCGGTTTGAATGCACAATGGCGTGACGGTGGTGTGATGTACGGCTGGCCAGTGCGTTAA
- a CDS encoding cell division ATP-binding protein FtsE, with protein sequence MIEFQHVFKSYGRSKNILADINFRIDDGEFIFVSGPSGAGKSTLLRLIGGLELPSRGSVQVNGHRLDKLPARARPYLRRAVGVVLQDTHLLQDRSALANVLLPLAVMGLEPSTAQARARAAMEKVGLRGKEDLKPVEMSGGEQQRLAIARAIVNRPAILIADEPTANLDADNAKRIMDVLMDFNRVGVTTLIASHDLNLMARYARRTLLIQDGRFSDHPGVLA encoded by the coding sequence ATGATCGAGTTCCAACACGTTTTTAAATCGTATGGCCGCAGTAAAAATATTCTAGCCGACATTAATTTTCGCATTGATGACGGCGAATTCATTTTTGTGTCCGGCCCATCGGGAGCAGGTAAATCCACTTTATTGCGTCTGATCGGGGGCCTGGAGCTGCCTAGCCGTGGCTCGGTCCAAGTCAACGGGCACAGGCTGGACAAGCTGCCTGCCCGCGCCCGGCCTTATCTGCGACGCGCGGTAGGCGTGGTTTTACAGGATACGCACCTGCTGCAAGACCGCAGCGCCCTGGCCAATGTGCTGCTGCCCTTGGCCGTCATGGGCCTGGAGCCCAGCACTGCCCAGGCACGTGCTCGCGCCGCCATGGAAAAAGTGGGTCTGCGCGGTAAAGAAGATTTGAAGCCGGTGGAAATGTCCGGTGGTGAGCAGCAACGGCTGGCTATTGCCCGCGCTATTGTGAATCGCCCGGCTATTTTGATTGCCGACGAACCAACCGCCAATTTGGACGCCGATAACGCCAAACGCATCATGGATGTATTGATGGACTTTAACCGGGTGGGTGTCACCACCTTGATTGCTTCGCACGATCTGAATTTGATGGCACGCTATGCGCGTCGAACCCTGCTGATTCAGGACGGCCGCTTTTCCGATCACCCAGGAGTGCTGGCATGA
- a CDS encoding cell division protein FtsX: MRTWLRHHQYAFLVALRRLRVQPFSSLSNLLVIALTLAVPVLGASILLAAQPVVREIPTSPEMTVFMKQNSTLEQAQAFSQAVGKEFQTELAQIRLVSKEQALKQLQSNPSWTDALGALPSNPLPHAIVLTLHETPDLVTRADTLAKTLQGREGVDSVLLDSEWVQRLAAILSFIRIGLWILMAGVGVVVIATVFNTVRLQALNQREEIAVARLVGATEAFVRRPFLYMGALTGLLASALACGLALLALTPLNKALSSLAQSYGVQLTLRLPEFSLLLTAAILVAILGALAARWSVTRSTQY; encoded by the coding sequence ATGAGAACCTGGCTGCGTCATCACCAATACGCCTTTCTGGTGGCCCTGCGCCGCCTGAGAGTGCAGCCCTTCTCCTCCTTGTCCAACCTGCTGGTCATTGCCTTGACCCTGGCTGTGCCGGTTCTGGGAGCCAGTATCTTGCTGGCTGCCCAACCCGTTGTGCGCGAGATTCCCACTTCGCCCGAAATGACGGTGTTCATGAAGCAGAACAGCACGCTGGAGCAAGCGCAAGCCTTCAGTCAGGCGGTAGGCAAGGAATTTCAAACTGAGTTGGCCCAGATCAGGCTGGTCAGCAAGGAACAAGCGCTTAAGCAATTGCAGAGCAACCCCAGTTGGACAGACGCCTTGGGCGCTTTGCCCAGCAATCCCTTGCCGCACGCCATTGTGCTGACCCTGCATGAAACCCCGGATCTGGTGACACGTGCCGACACCCTGGCCAAGACGTTGCAAGGCCGCGAGGGCGTGGATAGCGTGCTGCTGGATAGCGAATGGGTGCAGCGTCTGGCCGCGATTCTGAGCTTTATCCGTATTGGCTTATGGATTCTGATGGCGGGCGTGGGCGTGGTGGTGATTGCCACCGTGTTCAATACCGTCCGTCTGCAAGCCCTGAACCAGCGCGAAGAAATTGCCGTGGCCCGTCTGGTCGGCGCGACCGAAGCCTTTGTACGCCGCCCCTTCCTGTACATGGGTGCGCTAACCGGCCTGCTTGCCAGCGCCCTGGCCTGCGGTCTGGCCTTGCTGGCACTGACTCCCCTGAACAAAGCCTTATCCAGTCTGGCCCAAAGCTATGGCGTCCAGCTGACGCTCCGGCTGCCGGAATTTTCTCTTTTGCTGACAGCTGCTATTTTGGTCGCCATTCTGGGCGCCCTGGCGGCTCGCTGGTCTGTTACCCGTAGTACCCAATATTGA